The Fibrobacter sp. genome contains a region encoding:
- a CDS encoding MBOAT family protein has translation MLDYLIPYLTRTFAFDPNSPLLFTQFYFWGFFAVVFAIFSLVHRKLLLRNTFLFATSLFFYYKTSGSYVCILIFCVLANFFIGKWIEKAQVQWKKKFLMIIIVIIDLLVLCYYKYSYFFLDALYDFTGIELHVYNFFAAASNKMFGTHSLVDTIILPVGISFFTFQAISYCIDIYRGKIKAVKNILDFGFYLSFFPQLVAGPIVRADKFVPQLYKPYFLPRRAFGMAVFWILNGLGKKIILSDYLATNFVDRVFDQPLLYTGLENLIALFAYSLQVYADFSGYTDIAIGVALLMGFRLPQNFNSPYKALSPTEFWRRWHISLSSWWRDYLYIPLGGNRGASIGTFFWMGFLSLVAIMLSGSVWVAIALGALFLYISIYAYFKPDSRKFITTNMNAMATQIVGGWWHGASWNFIIWGGLNGFGQVFNKIWVKRSRTFRATAAFLLFAASAVIYKKFHLPICAITAVWFGVLFIGIYSVMIFRLFSDKTYHWLYVAWNVTLTFVFITFTRLFFRAGSNLDPAEANEVAWNTAKNMVNQMGTAWKWDTLGTIAWEHINIILVFIAGMLIHWIPKKWKSRYRIMFASQPIPLMVLSTAFIIFVIYQFMSADSCPFIYFQF, from the coding sequence ATGTTAGACTATTTAATTCCCTATCTCACCCGCACGTTTGCTTTCGATCCGAATAGTCCGCTTCTCTTCACGCAGTTCTATTTCTGGGGATTCTTCGCGGTCGTTTTCGCCATCTTCTCGCTTGTGCACCGGAAGCTCCTGCTCCGCAACACATTCCTCTTCGCGACCAGCCTGTTCTTCTACTACAAGACGAGCGGCAGCTACGTCTGCATCCTCATCTTCTGCGTTCTCGCGAACTTCTTCATAGGCAAGTGGATTGAAAAAGCGCAGGTGCAGTGGAAAAAGAAGTTCCTGATGATCATCATCGTCATCATCGACCTTCTCGTTCTCTGCTACTACAAGTATTCCTACTTCTTCCTCGACGCCCTCTACGACTTTACCGGCATCGAACTGCATGTTTACAACTTCTTCGCCGCCGCAAGCAACAAGATGTTCGGCACGCACTCGCTGGTCGATACCATCATCCTGCCGGTGGGCATCTCGTTCTTCACGTTCCAGGCGATAAGCTACTGCATCGACATTTACCGTGGGAAAATCAAGGCCGTCAAGAACATCCTCGATTTCGGTTTCTACCTCTCGTTCTTCCCGCAGCTCGTGGCAGGCCCCATCGTTCGCGCCGACAAGTTCGTCCCGCAGCTCTACAAGCCCTACTTTTTGCCCCGCCGCGCCTTCGGGATGGCCGTATTCTGGATTCTGAACGGGCTCGGCAAGAAAATCATTTTGAGCGACTACCTCGCGACGAACTTCGTGGACCGCGTGTTCGACCAGCCCCTGCTCTACACCGGTCTCGAGAACCTCATCGCGCTCTTCGCCTACTCCCTGCAGGTGTACGCCGACTTCTCGGGTTATACCGACATCGCCATCGGCGTCGCCCTCCTGATGGGTTTCCGCCTGCCGCAGAACTTCAACAGCCCCTACAAAGCGCTCTCCCCCACCGAATTCTGGCGCCGTTGGCACATCAGTCTTTCGAGCTGGTGGCGCGACTACCTGTACATTCCGCTGGGCGGTAACCGCGGAGCCTCCATCGGAACGTTCTTCTGGATGGGATTCCTGAGTCTCGTGGCCATCATGCTTTCGGGCAGCGTGTGGGTCGCCATCGCGCTCGGTGCGCTCTTCCTCTACATTTCCATCTACGCCTACTTCAAGCCGGATTCCCGCAAGTTCATCACCACGAACATGAACGCCATGGCCACCCAGATCGTGGGCGGTTGGTGGCACGGTGCCAGCTGGAACTTCATCATCTGGGGCGGCCTCAACGGGTTCGGCCAGGTGTTCAACAAAATCTGGGTCAAGCGCAGCCGCACGTTCCGCGCCACGGCAGCGTTCCTGCTCTTTGCCGCAAGCGCCGTCATCTACAAGAAGTTCCACCTGCCCATCTGCGCGATTACCGCAGTATGGTTCGGAGTGCTGTTCATCGGCATATACTCCGTCATGATTTTCCGCCTGTTCAGCGACAAGACCTACCACTGGCTCTATGTGGCCTGGAACGTGACGCTCACCTTCGTGTTCATCACGTTTACGCGCCTGTTCTTCCGCGCAGGTTCGAACCTCGACCCCGCCGAAGCGAACGAAGTCGCCTGGAATACGGCCAAGAACATGGTGAACCAGATGGGTACCGCCTGGAAATGGGATACGCTCGGCACCATCGCCTGGGAACACATCAACATCATCCTCGTGTTCATCGCGGGCATGCTCATCCACTGGATTCCCAAGAAATGGAAGAGCCGCTACCGCATCATGTTCGCATCGCAGCCCATCCCGCTGATGGTGCTTTCCACGGCATTCATCATCTTCGTGATATACCAGTTCATGAGCGCGGACTCCTGCCCGTTCATCTACTTCCAGTTCTAA
- a CDS encoding GDSL-type esterase/lipase family protein, which produces MTRLPRILCSIACIATALFAAPPVSNPTGYVIDFSKYDFIDSTLNYIQFPSGKDSFEPFFQKMDSLIFENKGQVRIMHIGGSHIQADVISGRIREHLVKEYPGSSAGRGFVFPYSAARTNTPSSYGSQYKGIWDMSKNVLREVKKPLGLLGIAVSTSDPRAEFTLLLDKYNSSPIYEETKFRLFGYSDSNNVVPVLVVDSTDIYGVRDTATQSYVFKSPRPIDTLTFAFRWADTTLQAKVAKYVIDSLVQDSIYRANLDTTEIDSATAGKDSASGKNAALKENAEASADSMFQGDCDIMDTTCLERNEAQNGLMAACALLDSTKAPADSAQKAVCDSLIELSKTMSAVRPRFTLTGVLSESNYPGIIYTNVGINGARVAHYFEEICPLFEKELAFVKPDLVIFAIGVNDANVEKFDEKAFRGNYDTLIQRIKRVNPNAAFVFETNNDMFRKVRKRRYVQHPVGEQARKAFFKLAEKYKAGIWDKFSLMGGLGSMAKWEKASLAKKDKVHFNQAGYHLLGDMFYKALIDSYQEHIANLPALEKSEK; this is translated from the coding sequence ATGACAAGGCTTCCGCGCATTCTCTGTTCCATAGCATGTATCGCCACCGCGCTGTTCGCAGCGCCGCCGGTTTCGAACCCGACTGGTTATGTCATCGATTTTTCGAAGTACGATTTCATAGATTCCACGCTCAACTACATCCAGTTCCCGAGCGGCAAGGATTCCTTTGAGCCGTTCTTCCAGAAGATGGATTCCCTCATCTTCGAGAACAAGGGACAGGTACGGATTATGCACATCGGCGGCTCGCACATCCAGGCCGACGTTATTTCGGGCCGCATCCGCGAGCACCTCGTCAAAGAATATCCGGGTTCATCCGCCGGCCGCGGTTTCGTATTCCCGTATTCCGCAGCCCGCACGAATACGCCCTCCAGCTACGGCTCGCAGTACAAGGGCATCTGGGACATGAGCAAGAACGTGCTCCGCGAAGTGAAGAAGCCGCTCGGGCTCCTCGGCATCGCAGTCAGCACGAGCGACCCGAGAGCCGAATTCACGCTCCTGCTCGACAAATACAACTCTTCCCCGATTTACGAAGAAACTAAATTCCGCCTGTTCGGGTACAGCGACAGCAACAACGTCGTCCCCGTACTCGTAGTCGATTCGACCGACATCTACGGCGTGCGTGACACCGCGACGCAGAGCTACGTATTCAAAAGCCCCCGCCCGATAGACACGCTGACATTCGCCTTCCGCTGGGCAGACACTACCCTCCAGGCGAAGGTGGCTAAGTACGTAATCGATTCGCTTGTTCAAGATTCCATCTACCGTGCGAACCTCGACACGACCGAGATTGATTCCGCCACGGCAGGCAAGGATTCCGCCTCGGGCAAGAACGCCGCCTTAAAAGAAAACGCGGAAGCCTCCGCGGACTCCATGTTCCAGGGAGACTGCGACATCATGGATACCACATGCCTCGAACGCAATGAGGCGCAGAACGGCCTGATGGCGGCATGCGCCCTGCTCGATTCGACGAAGGCACCCGCGGATTCCGCTCAGAAGGCGGTATGCGATTCGCTTATCGAACTTTCGAAAACAATGTCGGCGGTACGCCCGAGATTCACGCTCACCGGCGTCCTCTCCGAATCCAACTACCCGGGAATCATCTACACGAACGTGGGCATCAACGGGGCGCGCGTCGCACACTACTTTGAAGAAATATGCCCGCTTTTCGAGAAGGAACTCGCCTTCGTCAAGCCCGACCTCGTGATATTCGCAATCGGCGTAAACGATGCCAACGTGGAAAAATTCGACGAGAAGGCGTTCCGCGGCAACTACGACACGCTCATCCAGCGCATCAAGCGCGTAAACCCGAATGCGGCCTTCGTTTTCGAGACCAATAACGACATGTTCCGCAAGGTGCGCAAGCGCCGCTATGTGCAGCACCCCGTAGGCGAACAGGCACGCAAGGCTTTCTTCAAGCTCGCTGAAAAGTACAAGGCGGGCATCTGGGACAAGTTCTCCCTGATGGGCGGCCTCGGTTCCATGGCCAAATGGGAAAAAGCGAGCCTCGCGAAAAAAGACAAAGTTCACTTCAACCAGGCGGGCTATCACCTTCTAGGCGACATGTTCTACAAAGCCCTGATTGATTCGTACCAGGAACACATCGCAAACCTGCCTGCACTGGAAAAGAGCGAGAAATAA